The Bactrocera dorsalis isolate Fly_Bdor chromosome 3, ASM2337382v1, whole genome shotgun sequence genomic interval AAAATCTAACTGTTTTGCGGGAGCTTTCACTGTAACTAAACGAGCTTTCAttgtaaaaacttaattttttctgatcAGTAAGACACTAAAGCTCTGATGGTTAATAAGCtttcatttaaattcaaaatttaacttttttgcgGGAGCTTTCACTGTAACTAAACGagctttcatttcaaaaacttaattttttctgatcAGTAAGAAATTAAAGCTTTGATGGTTAATAAGCtttcatttaaattcaaaatttaacttttttgcgGGAGCTTTCACTGTAAATAAACGAGCTTTCATTGTAAACACTTTAGCTATCAACGCAAATATAAGTGGTTGCAATCTATTGTAGATGTACAcatgtttcataaattttaattagtctTATAAAGCACAAACGAAATATTTCGAACGATGAAAgctctgttggttttgaaagctttcaatgTGGATGAAAAACTTAACTTCTCTACTAAAGTTAGAGCTTTTTTCGATGAAATGAGCTTACATCGCAACTAACACAACTTTTACTTATATTTGCATGTAGTTTTATGTTTCAGTTAAATGAAGTATACGAATACATACACTATACACAgatcaataaaatataacactAAAAATAGTAGGTTTCATGTTTCAACTTCAATTCCTGAACTAAATATAATCTAATATCTGGAAGTagatttacacatattttttattgccaactacttaacacatatacatacatatattatatatatatttataaagaggTATTTATGTGCGTGAAAATCACTTGCTTAAAACATTTCAAGAATCACTTTTATATATATGGATTATGAAAGTATgagcatatgtttgtatgtgactATTGgagtttattaaaaactaaggTTGTAGTTATAATTGTTATTAGTGTAGTATAGTTTTAAAAAGTGTGGCCTAAAAAGTCTGCAAAATACAGTGATGTGCTAAAGAATAGGAacaggaaaaatataaaaaaattacatattaatGCTTTGTTAATTTGTTTCGTATAAAGATGTGGAAAAAATTCagaatatttcaatatattttttttaaataagtatttggttataaaaactttttttataaatgtaatttttttttgtaaatattcaataataaaaataaagaaactaaAATCGTAAAAAACTTCAAACTAAATTACGCTTCTATTGCAATGCCCGCCACTGTACTCTATGTAATTAAGAACGCaatgaaaacaaataccatAATATGTTGTGTTTTTatagatataaaaaatgtatgaattattaaatttttttttaagatttttttttgagaattaaatattgaatattctttttaataaaaaataaatttaaaccaCAAACACATATTATTTACTTGtactaaaaagtaaaaaaaaaaactttaaaatcaaGCCCAAGAGATTTTATACATTTGTGTTCTGTTTCAATACCCGCCACTGTACATTGTGTAATTATAGtggctataaaaattaatactatATTAATTTGTCttctattaaacaaaaattcatagaaacgttaaacacatatttaaattttttttaaataatttttttataattttttttttataatttttgcttttaaaaaaataaaaaaaaatttttttaactcaaaataaattttaaatccaaccgcaaattctttgtttgcctgaaaagtggaaaaaagctttgaaaaataaattcgaaTGATTTTATATATGCCAGTTTTACTTCAATGCACATCACTGTACACGGTGTAATTAGAAGAGCTATGAAAATAAATACCGTATTAATTTAtcttctataaaaaaatactgaaatgaactaaatattttttcataattttttataattgtattttataattttttttaatcatttttttaatattttttttaaattttttttgtttaatataattttaaaactcaagcaaaaattatttccagAGTCTCTATTAATACCTGTTCTATTTCAATGCTCATCACTGTACACGGTGTAATTAGTTGAGCTATGAAACTAAATATTAACTATATAAAACAATTATACGAACGAACTAAATactttataaatactttttaaaatagtttttcataatttttttttaattgtattttataatttttttaaatatttttttaattttttataatttaaaaactcaagaaaaaattgtttaatcgCCTTAAATAATTTCGAGAGCTTTTCTCTATACCAGTTCTATTTCTACGCCCAATCACTGTACATTGTATAATTAGAAGAGCTATGAAACTAAATActgtattaatttattttctatataaaaaaattatggaaacgaactaaatattttttaaatattttttttcaagttttttcaaaaaaaaaatttttcttattattattttttaacttaatataattttaaaactaaagcaaaaattaattaatcgcCTTAAATTATTTCGAGCGCTTTTTTAATACCTGTTCTATTTCAATGCCCATCACTGTACTTTGATTATTAATTATGtagtatttatacataaatattcaattcaaattatttgaacATATAAACTGTTATTTTATATGTGCACTAAATGCACCGTTGCATATATAAGTCGACATAAATACCTAAATGAGTTATTAGATTGAGTAAGATCACATTTGTTTGCATTGAGATTTGTGTGAGAGCAACTTAACTGttgtatttttgatttaaataattCCATTGGTTCACATAGAAGGTAAATGAGTTGCtgcttttatataaattacttatataaatattttatatataataatatgagtTGTGTGTCTAAGGTTCAACggctaattgaaaaaattattattttcataaatagttCATGTATGCTGTAGTctacaggtatgtatgtatgtaagtgtgtatgtatgtgcgtgtatgtaAAAACGATTGATTGATTAATTTTTCTGCGATTTCTtgtaatttttagcttttttataatttattattattattttgtcatttattatttcatttatttgcttgttattgttgttgcttatttctGCGTTAATGTGTGTAATGCGTGTTTGGCGCTTTCCGGTACATACTTGGGTTGGCTATGCAAATGTCGCACTGTGTATTTGCTGCCTACTACGCGCTATCAACAGCTCTATTAACCTACGAATGTTtgtgtgaaattattttttagtttctttttggGTTAGGTTTAGCGCCAAGTCGGGGTTTTTActcaattttgtttaatttatttaattttttgttggtttcatttaattgttgcttACTTCTTGCTTTAACTATTACTTAAACGCTATTGAATTGCATTCTggtatttttatattctcaTTATTAATGCTTACAATTATGCTCACacgttgcatgtgtgtgtgtcatgTCTGtctgcatgcatgtgtgtgagttttgtttgtatgtgtgtgtgcgtgtgttttcaTTTTCTGTCACCTGCCTGCTTTCGCCATGTCGCTTTAACTACTATTGTTTATTACTTATTCTTCTTCACctgcctcttcttcttcttaattaatttactaCAATTTACTAAAATTGTTTCACTATACTTTACTTAAACGTATGCTTTAGCTTATTTATGCACTTTCTTTTTctactttctttatttttttaatttcctttaacCTTTTTATGTCTTTTAATCAGTatttctacacacacacacattccttGTTATTACACATTTCCTTTTGTTAGCTgattctttagttttttttttgaattttttttcttgtaaatgcgtttgtgtgtgcgtgtgagtgagTTCCGTTTTAATGCTTAAACTGctcattttggtttttgttgtttctttaaatttaattaattgcatttCTATATTCTATCCTCTTCATCCTCCTCCTCGACTTCTTCGCCATTTTCTTCGACCTCCTCCTTGTAGCCGGGATGTTCGGATATGGCGTAATAGTTACCATTGTAGATGACGCCCAGCTCGCGCAGCGCATCACCACGTATTGTCGCCTTTATCGTCCAATTATAGCAATCGTCCGATTCCGATTCGCGATCCAGCCGCTCAACGTCGAGTATTTTCGAGTTGAGTCGCTCCAATATGATGCCGATATCTTTGATGCTGAGATGTCGCTTCTGATCGACAGACAGCTGATCGATGAGCAGCAGGAATTTCTCAGTCGTCGTCTTATCATCCTCCATGACGGTGTTTTCTGTTTCGCTCTCGGAGCTATCACGCTCCGGCGCTATATCCAGAAAGCGTACATGGCCTTTGACGCCCGATGAGCGTCGTTGCATGCTGCCGCCCATCATAGGATCCACAACCGATGACATAGATAGCgtcgcttgttgttgctgcggctGGGGACTTGTGGTGCCGTCCTGTATGGGCGATGTGGCCACACTTTTGTGCACCGCAATTTTGCGTCCCTCCTCGTGCAGCGCACAACAATGAAAATCGCATTCCGTGGTGCTGGGACTGCCCGCCCGACTGGGCGTATGCGCATGATGCGCACATTCCGGTGTATGCACATGCACCGCCCCCACGGCGCTATCAAATGAACTGCCCTGTTTAGATAGGCGTCTACTGGTGCCGGGTATTACAACGCCGGGTGGCAGCACCACACCGCCCGGATGGTATATGCTAGCCGGTCCCTCATCGCTGATGACGGTTATTTGTGGGCTGGCATAGCGTTGCTGTGACGATTGTGACGACACCGATTTGGTATCGAGCGAACTTTGCGCCGATAAACCTTTCTTCGATGGTGAATATTTGTCCGATGACATGAGTCCGTTACTGCCGCTGACACCACTACCGCTCGGTCCCATGCCACCAACGCCGCCGACACCGCCTCCACCGCCACCTCCGCCGCCGCCTCCTCCTCCTCCGCTGCCTCCACCTCCCTGACGCTGGTCCCAATGCAGGACCACCGTGACACGACCCTTATTATCCATAATCTTCCAAGATGGCGTCTCATCGTGTAAATCGAGCGCATGAATCGTCTCACAGACGATCTTCGGTATAGCTGATATCGCTGCAACACCGTTAATATAATGTTTACTTTtgggttattttttattttggtgaATTCAATGACCTACCAGCTTTTATAACATCAACACCAGTTGGATACCAGCGTTCGCCCTGCCTTAACAATAGTAGCACCGTGTTGTTCGTCAATGTACGAAAATATTCGCCATCCTCAATTTGGGTCCCATCGCACTCCAGAACAAGACGCACCGGTTCTGAGGCAGGAACCCCTAATTTATCTTTTCCTGTTAACAATCGtaaatgttat includes:
- the LOC105227776 gene encoding uncharacterized protein LOC105227776 isoform X1 is translated as MWSNALCTLGVTKPLCNCLSIRQVAAAAAAAASQGAAITTGPTSATSNTAGESRGKRPLKIWDSWRNVRKGVVVGTFEELLVRGKDKLGVPASEPVRLVLECDGTQIEDGEYFRTLTNNTVLLLLRQGERWYPTGVDVIKAAISAIPKIVCETIHALDLHDETPSWKIMDNKGRVTVVLHWDQRQGGGGSGGGGGGGGGGGGGGVGGVGGMGPSGSGVSGSNGLMSSDKYSPSKKGLSAQSSLDTKSVSSQSSQQRYASPQITVISDEGPASIYHPGGVVLPPGVVIPGTSRRLSKQGSSFDSAVGAVHVHTPECAHHAHTPSRAGSPSTTECDFHCCALHEEGRKIAVHKSVATSPIQDGTTSPQPQQQQATLSMSSVVDPMMGGSMQRRSSGVKGHVRFLDIAPERDSSESETENTVMEDDKTTTEKFLLLIDQLSVDQKRHLSIKDIGIILERLNSKILDVERLDRESESDDCYNWTIKATIRGDALRELGVIYNGNYYAISEHPGYKEEVEENGEEVEEEDEEDRI
- the LOC105227776 gene encoding uncharacterized protein LOC105227776 isoform X2, whose amino-acid sequence is MAREESRGKRPLKIWDSWRNVRKGVVVGTFEELLVRGKDKLGVPASEPVRLVLECDGTQIEDGEYFRTLTNNTVLLLLRQGERWYPTGVDVIKAAISAIPKIVCETIHALDLHDETPSWKIMDNKGRVTVVLHWDQRQGGGGSGGGGGGGGGGGGGGVGGVGGMGPSGSGVSGSNGLMSSDKYSPSKKGLSAQSSLDTKSVSSQSSQQRYASPQITVISDEGPASIYHPGGVVLPPGVVIPGTSRRLSKQGSSFDSAVGAVHVHTPECAHHAHTPSRAGSPSTTECDFHCCALHEEGRKIAVHKSVATSPIQDGTTSPQPQQQQATLSMSSVVDPMMGGSMQRRSSGVKGHVRFLDIAPERDSSESETENTVMEDDKTTTEKFLLLIDQLSVDQKRHLSIKDIGIILERLNSKILDVERLDRESESDDCYNWTIKATIRGDALRELGVIYNGNYYAISEHPGYKEEVEENGEEVEEEDEEDRI